Proteins encoded within one genomic window of Candidatus Ancaeobacter aquaticus:
- a CDS encoding response regulator, with amino-acid sequence MQREEVDHKTKILIVDDSRLSVDLLKQIIQPMGHEAIIAYDGITALKKVEDEKPDLILLDVMMPHVDGFQLCEKLKSDEKTRLIPIIMITALSDLADKVKGIEVGADDFINKPFNDTILFARIKSLLKTKYLNEELENAEMVITSLALSIEAKDAYAEGHCERLAIYSVALAEYLGFPEEYCRALKRGAILHDIGKIGIPDNILLKPGPLTDDEWKIMRLHPVIGEKICKPLRTLANAVQMIRHHHERWDGSGYPDGLKGEEIPITARILQVVDVYDALTTNRPYRTLLTEKDAIKELWSEAEKGWLDKELVGEFMKLLKKGIF; translated from the coding sequence ATGCAAAGAGAAGAAGTCGACCATAAAACAAAAATACTGATTGTTGATGACAGTAGATTGAGTGTTGATCTCTTGAAGCAGATTATTCAGCCAATGGGACATGAAGCAATCATTGCCTACGACGGTATTACCGCACTCAAAAAAGTTGAAGATGAAAAACCTGATCTTATTTTGCTTGATGTGATGATGCCTCATGTAGATGGTTTTCAGTTGTGCGAAAAACTTAAAAGTGATGAAAAAACACGTTTAATCCCGATTATTATGATCACTGCGCTATCGGACTTAGCTGATAAGGTAAAAGGTATTGAAGTTGGTGCTGATGATTTTATAAATAAACCGTTCAATGATACAATATTGTTTGCGAGGATCAAATCACTCTTAAAAACAAAATATTTAAATGAAGAACTGGAAAACGCCGAAATGGTTATTACTAGTCTCGCGCTTAGTATTGAAGCAAAAGACGCTTATGCAGAGGGTCATTGTGAACGATTGGCAATATATTCAGTTGCACTCGCAGAGTACCTTGGTTTTCCCGAAGAATATTGCAGGGCTTTGAAACGCGGGGCCATCCTTCATGATATTGGAAAAATCGGTATTCCTGATAATATACTCTTAAAACCCGGTCCGCTCACCGACGATGAATGGAAGATTATGAGATTGCATCCTGTTATAGGAGAGAAGATATGCAAACCTCTGCGTACGCTTGCCAATGCGGTACAGATGATCAGACATCATCATGAGAGATGGGATGGAAGCGGGTATCCGGACGGTTTGAAGGGTGAAGAAATACCCATTACTGCACGGATTTTACAGGTTGTTGATGTGTATGATGCTCTGACCACGAATAGACCCTACCGCACATTATTAACCGAGAAAGACGCAATAAAAGAATTATGGAGTGAAGCCGAGAAAGGCTGGCTTGATAAAGAACTCGTTGGGGAATTTATGAAGCTCCTGAAAAAAGGAATCTTTTAA
- a CDS encoding tetratricopeptide repeat protein, whose protein sequence is MKKYYLLLQIFVLFAYSIGFCSVSYAEVGDTFFKRGNEYYKEKRYGEAIHMYKKAIHINEEHLGALYNCALSYEMQGQLGDAIDCFNKAIFIDPTYSAARIGLGLTYTRQGRYNAAIKAYKEALDVDPKYYIAHLNLAAVYAKKKMYPEAIEEAQIALTIDPHDVNGHLILGNIYYVKKEYDKAIEQYEWILKIEPQYVFAKLHIGMAYAEKGMFEKAIKSIEGAKSMTEDYGYVHYSLGKVYLMQKSIDQAIREFKRAIDINPDLVEVYLDIGKAYNEKGDYLQSLRYYGRYVESPLAKEKQKQDANAEIEMLRKRINK, encoded by the coding sequence ATGAAAAAATATTATTTGTTATTACAAATTTTTGTGTTGTTTGCCTATAGTATAGGTTTTTGTTCAGTTTCGTATGCTGAAGTAGGGGACACTTTTTTTAAACGAGGAAACGAGTATTATAAAGAGAAGCGCTACGGTGAAGCGATCCATATGTATAAAAAAGCAATACATATCAATGAAGAACATTTGGGTGCGCTATATAACTGTGCTCTTTCATATGAGATGCAGGGACAGTTGGGTGATGCTATAGATTGTTTCAATAAAGCGATTTTTATTGACCCGACATATAGTGCTGCCCGAATAGGGCTTGGTCTTACGTATACGCGACAGGGAAGATATAACGCAGCGATAAAAGCTTATAAAGAAGCACTTGATGTTGATCCAAAATATTATATTGCGCATCTTAACCTTGCTGCGGTATATGCAAAAAAGAAGATGTATCCTGAAGCGATAGAAGAAGCGCAGATCGCACTCACCATTGATCCTCATGATGTTAATGGACATCTCATTTTAGGGAATATTTACTATGTAAAAAAAGAATATGATAAAGCGATCGAACAATATGAATGGATTTTGAAGATCGAGCCGCAATATGTTTTTGCAAAGCTGCATATTGGCATGGCGTATGCGGAAAAGGGGATGTTTGAAAAAGCGATTAAAAGCATAGAAGGCGCAAAATCAATGACAGAGGACTATGGGTATGTGCATTATTCTCTTGGTAAAGTATATTTAATGCAAAAGTCTATTGATCAGGCAATACGAGAGTTTAAACGAGCCATAGACATAAACCCTGATTTAGTTGAAGTATATCTCGATATCGGAAAAGCCTATAATGAAAAAGGTGACTATCTCCAATCGTTACGGTATTATGGGAGGTATGTTGAAAGTCCGCTTGCTAAGGAAAAACAAAAACAAGATGCTAATGCAGAAATTGAAATGTTACGAAAGAGGATAAACAAATGA
- a CDS encoding PTS sugar transporter subunit IIA, with the protein MSGFQRSFHLVHISKMLKKNRVHDIVATKKEDVLREMVDVLARAPEINDADVLCEGILEREQTLSTGIGIGIAVPHARTNTVDDYVIAVGRKRGGLLFDAVDGGLVYLVFMIAGPDAYYERYLNIHAKIMFLMTNADFRTKLINAGTSLDIYNLLKGK; encoded by the coding sequence ATGAGTGGTTTTCAGAGAAGTTTTCATTTAGTGCATATTTCAAAAATGCTTAAGAAAAACAGGGTGCACGATATTGTCGCAACAAAAAAAGAAGATGTGTTGCGTGAAATGGTCGATGTTTTAGCGCGTGCGCCGGAAATAAATGATGCAGATGTATTATGCGAAGGTATTTTAGAAAGAGAACAAACGCTTTCAACAGGAATTGGTATCGGGATTGCTGTCCCACACGCGAGAACCAATACGGTAGACGATTATGTGATTGCAGTTGGAAGAAAACGCGGGGGGCTTCTTTTTGATGCAGTAGATGGAGGACTGGTATATCTCGTGTTTATGATCGCAGGGCCAGATGCTTACTACGAAAGATACCTGAATATTCACGCTAAAATAATGTTCCTAATGACGAATGCTGACTTTCGCACAAAGCTTATTAACGCAGGGACCTCGCTTGATATATATAATTTATTAAAAGGGAAATAA
- the murC gene encoding UDP-N-acetylmuramate--L-alanine ligase, translated as MKPGCSYHFIGIAGSGMSPLAQIVRSQGNTVTGSDRSFDTQGLSGNPLVDIFRNQCITLYPQDGSAIKTRPDAVIVSSAIEKDNPDIISAHDNAITIMTRAELLAALSNEKLCIAVGGTSGKSTVTAMIAHILDLCNHNPTYIGGGILKNLSETPSLANFFHGQSPIICIETDESDGSIVLYKPTISVLTNISKDHKDISVLLSLFQEFINNTSQTVIINNDCPYTDTLTVPKEKAITCGIDTCAEYQAHEITSCDTYSQFTVKDTSFRVSLPGRHNIANALTAIAACHTLDIPLTDIASALKQFKGIKRRLELIGETRGIKVYDDFSHNPDKISAALSALRPHCNRVIAVFQPHGFAPTKHLRDDYITLFSNQIRDKDILFITDIYDAGGSATRDIHSSELIEKIKTNQPEKDCQYLPDKKDIMHWVEKNSRSGDTILVMGARDNSLTELCENIVKNISNTK; from the coding sequence ATGAAACCTGGATGTTCCTATCATTTTATTGGTATTGCAGGAAGTGGCATGAGTCCACTTGCACAAATAGTCCGCAGTCAGGGGAATACTGTTACCGGTTCTGACAGGTCGTTTGATACACAGGGTTTATCAGGCAACCCTCTTGTTGATATTTTTCGCAATCAATGTATTACTCTGTACCCACAAGATGGTTCTGCCATAAAAACACGACCTGACGCGGTTATCGTTTCAAGCGCGATCGAAAAAGATAATCCAGATATTATAAGTGCTCATGACAATGCAATCACTATCATGACCAGAGCCGAGCTTCTCGCGGCTTTATCCAATGAGAAACTATGTATTGCAGTCGGCGGGACAAGTGGCAAATCAACAGTGACCGCAATGATTGCCCATATCCTGGATCTATGCAACCATAATCCAACCTACATTGGCGGCGGTATCTTAAAAAATCTATCCGAAACACCATCTTTAGCAAATTTTTTTCATGGGCAATCTCCTATCATATGCATTGAAACAGATGAAAGTGACGGTAGCATTGTTCTCTACAAACCAACGATTTCAGTCCTGACAAATATCAGTAAAGACCATAAAGATATCTCGGTGTTACTATCTCTTTTCCAAGAATTTATTAACAACACCTCCCAAACAGTTATCATCAATAATGACTGTCCTTATACGGACACATTAACTGTACCGAAGGAAAAGGCAATAACCTGCGGTATCGATACATGTGCTGAATATCAAGCGCATGAAATAACTTCTTGCGATACTTACTCTCAATTTACAGTCAAAGATACTTCTTTTAGAGTATCGCTCCCGGGACGTCACAATATAGCAAATGCTCTAACCGCTATTGCTGCATGCCACACATTAGATATACCTCTTACCGATATCGCCTCAGCCCTCAAACAATTTAAAGGCATTAAAAGGCGGCTGGAACTCATTGGTGAAACTCGCGGTATAAAAGTGTATGATGATTTTTCACATAACCCGGACAAGATCTCTGCAGCATTATCTGCGCTACGTCCACACTGTAACCGTGTGATCGCTGTTTTCCAACCCCATGGATTTGCGCCAACAAAACATCTTAGGGATGATTATATAACTCTTTTCTCAAATCAGATACGCGATAAAGACATCCTGTTTATTACAGACATATATGATGCAGGAGGAAGCGCTACTCGGGATATTCACTCATCAGAGCTTATAGAGAAGATTAAAACAAATCAGCCCGAAAAAGACTGTCAGTACCTTCCTGACAAAAAGGATATTATGCACTGGGTGGAAAAGAATTCACGTTCAGGCGATACGATCCTTGTGATGGGTGCTCGAGACAATTCACTAACCGAGCTATGTGAAAATATTGTGAAAAATATTTCTAACACAAAGTAA
- a CDS encoding LD-carboxypeptidase, giving the protein MIIKPHALKKGDLIGIVSPSNTVLLENLNYATRTLKRFGFRVKYKEHILTPRVYTIEEDKLRAEDINELFRDPQVKAVIHAKGGYGMIRILPFLDKNTIRSNPKVVLGYSDATVFLSYLLFQCNMVAFHGPMLLGEINTAMSAIKKNSFLNALMVNKPLGVLTHKKISVIKHGKCSGKLVGGCLTSIVHMMGTPYEINTKDTILFIEDVGEYYHHFDEMLYHLKLAGKYDSVKGIVFGEMLRCGTHRGLVERIKETFKEYDIPILFGFPSGHSKTNLTIPLGINVSIDTKIPGIVFNEKALQ; this is encoded by the coding sequence ATGATAATAAAACCGCATGCCCTGAAAAAAGGCGATCTTATTGGTATAGTGTCGCCGTCGAATACCGTTTTGCTAGAAAATCTTAACTATGCTACTCGGACTCTCAAGAGATTTGGTTTTCGGGTGAAGTATAAAGAACATATATTGACTCCTCGCGTCTATACTATAGAAGAAGATAAATTGAGAGCCGAGGATATAAATGAACTGTTCCGTGACCCTCAGGTCAAAGCGGTTATTCACGCAAAAGGCGGATATGGTATGATAAGAATACTTCCGTTTCTTGATAAAAATACGATACGATCAAATCCGAAGGTTGTGCTCGGATACAGTGATGCGACAGTGTTTTTATCTTATCTTCTCTTTCAGTGCAACATGGTTGCATTTCATGGGCCAATGTTACTGGGTGAGATAAATACCGCTATGAGTGCAATAAAGAAAAATTCTTTCTTAAATGCGTTAATGGTCAATAAACCTTTAGGGGTATTGACGCACAAAAAGATATCTGTTATTAAACACGGTAAATGCTCCGGGAAGCTTGTCGGAGGGTGTTTAACATCTATTGTGCATATGATGGGTACTCCATATGAAATTAATACAAAAGACACGATACTTTTTATAGAGGATGTCGGTGAATATTATCACCACTTTGATGAAATGCTGTATCATTTAAAACTTGCAGGAAAATATGATTCGGTAAAGGGAATTGTGTTTGGAGAAATGCTTCGATGTGGAACGCACAGAGGATTAGTTGAGAGGATTAAAGAAACTTTTAAGGAATATGATATTCCTATACTCTTTGGTTTTCCTTCCGGACATAGTAAGACTAATTTGACAATACCGCTGGGTATTAATGTTTCGATTGACACGAAGATACCGGGGATTGTTTTTAATGAAAAGGCGTTACAGTAA